TCAGTGACACACCAGTAAAGGAGACCTACTCAGTCACTTTTGGATCCAGTTTCACtgaatgtgtttaattttcTCCCTGTAACCTCTGGGCCTATTAAACAGATCTGCTGTGAGATCATCACCACGGCATCTTTTAATATGTTTCTGCCCGCAGTCAGATTAATAACACACTCAGTGTTTCCACAGTATTAAACTAAACCACTTTTTacaagaggggggaaaaaaaacacttctccTCGTGTGTGCAGCGCGTGTCAGTAGCAGCAGATTATTTTCCTACTGTGGATGACGGCAGactgttgacattttacatctttcctgctctgttttctgACTTTGGGGAAATGGTTTGGTATTTTATAGCtcttcaaaaaaaaatcattcagttTGTGGACGCCACTGATGCTTCTTGACCTGACGTTTCAGCAGACAGGATGCTCTTCTTAGTGTGGTCGGAGAGACACGgtgttaattttatttttttgaaaaatgcttgatatatattttaataaacagAGATTtatagcagtgtgtgtgtgtgtgtgtgtcagtggtcTTGACTTGGCTTCAGGACTGGTGTCGGGGCTCCCTCCTGTGGTCAGAACAGGTACAGCAGCATCAATGGAGCTTAGGTGCACCcagtaatacattttaatttagtttgttaatgatttttatgtttgattAATCTAATTTCTTATTTAAACaggcactttgtagttttggaggaaAAATTCAatctcagaatttttatatttacaatattaatgaaatacaaactcagaaatatttatcttttccatagCTGAGTAAACAAGcggtcctcagaacactgtttgaagctagaaaggtggcagggtccgccacatataaacaaagtaaaacaggatgaaactgTTGAacttcaaggtcagtttgtttattcagttgtgaaaacaaagagtttgtttagtcataaaaaataaataatcagccaattctctttttcttctgataaAAATTTCGCAACCCGGAGATGAAGACGTGAATTCGAGCTCTGGGAagctgtgatgagcatttttcacattttttttttgtacataaaaGGATTCATCAGTAATGAAAGtctttagttgcagctctactccAGTTTGGTTTAAACTGAATTTAGAGTTGAATTAACCGATTGGCTAATTAACAGACGATGGCAGTAATTAGTTATTCAAACCAAGACCATGTTAAAATTAAatagtaaactaaatatctctgggttttaaaaaggttgttttgtCCAGCAttagttggacaaaataagTTGTTTGAATACTTCAATTTAGGCTTTAGGACACAATGAtgggtattttttaaaaatataacattttacagacaacAATCAGTTGATAATCATACAGGAACACCTGATAGcgatataaacacattttgaagaGTAGGGTGAAGCGTTTCACAAGTAACAAAAGTGGAAAAAGAGCAGAACAAGTCAGTAGTTTAGTGCTTTTTATTAGAGATAAGGAGACGATACAAAACATCCACCATTCAATATTCAGTCTTAACTCTGACCGCTGGTCTTTCATATACACATCGCTCCCCATCAGACCTTCCTAACACCAAAGTTTTTAAATCAAGAGGATCCAGGTTTAACAAGTACAAGGAATGTTGTCCGTTTACTACATCAAATGCAATGATTTTCTGACCCAGAACTGGAAATAAAAAGGAATCACTCAAGTTTTGGAATTTGCatgttcaaaaagaaaaaaaaaagaaaacgatggaataacaaaacaaaaaaaagaaaaatatatatatttaaccgTGTTCCCCCCAGAGAAAGTTTCTTTACATCTTGTGCAATCAAGAGTGAATTAGTTCATATTACAACTAGTCTCAactacacacacttacaaaacTTAACTAGAAGTTTGgcgaaaaaaaagaaaaatgtagttGGAAACGTTTTGTTTGTCGGGATTCAATGGTTGGAAAACTAATTTTTTTTGCCTGTCCCTTTCTCTGCAATCATTCAAATGGAACCCGGAGAGAACAAAACCCCGTCCTTAACATAAATTATATGTGTATTTCATTTTACCATCATCCTTCCCTCAGTTGTATCTTACTGTTTTTcttagtgtgtgttttgttcatattATTTATGTTGCGTGAACTGGATGACAGTCTGCATTTGTGgaattttcctttccttttgttttgtttttttttttgttttgttttgtctcttgacCCCAAACTCACCCGCAATATCCCACCCAGAGAGTCCCGCAATTGGTGCTGGTTCTGCTTTTGCCCTTCACCGAACCACACTGGAATGAACGGCTAAACCCAACAGATGTGTCTGAAAGGCCTCGATCGAAGccggagagggagggggggacaATATTTATAAAGGGGATCCTTCCAGAGTCACTACTGAGCTGCCACCCAGCTTCTCTGCCAGGGTGTGCCGTTCTTTGAGGTCTTCCAAACCGTTCACCTGCCACTCGTGCTTAAtacctgaaacaaacaaacaagagaacAAACTAGTTTCAGACAAGGACATAAATCTTATCGCTTTAAGTAAACAAGGTTTGGTCAATATATCCTCATCTAGTAGGACTTAATCCTTTATGAGCTAAACTTATGTTTAAAAGCAGTCGAATTTCTGCTTCTCTCAAccgaaacaaacaaaaagcccAAGTAGTGTGGGTTCATGGGAGCCGTCTTCATTGTTACAGAACCATTTCTGATGAAAATGTCGGCAGGAAATGTCCTCgctgtgatgcaataaaaatatttaatacattttgtcaaTATTTTCAATTACCAGGATAATATCACGAATCACAATCTGGTTGGACGGGGCAGTAGCTGCAGAACTGAGCAACATTTGGTCTACCTCAATGTTTTTTGCACTGACGATGTTAAGAATAACgaacatttaaaataaaccaataaacaatTCCCTGCTGTTTAACCTGATCATCTCAATCCatacttaaattaaaaaacaaaaacactgtaggCATAAGGAGAGGAATAGTTATGCTGAAGTATTAGACTAGGGAAAGCAAGTTTAAGTTAAAGACTACGTTTATGATTTTTGAGCAGCGTTAAGCAGTGTTTTGTCCACACGGGGGCAGCAGAACAAACTCTTAACACATTGACACCATCATCACAAACAATTTCCTGTTTCCACATCCAGACATTACCAACATTAACACTCATGTAGTCATGTTTCTGCCTTCCCCTCCAGCTCTGGTTTGGTGTCCAACAACTCCTGATGGATATATCATggtctttagctgctaaatgcctCGCTATGTTCACCAACTTGTTCCTTTTATTTTGATCTGCTGCTCGTTCAGGTAGCTGGCAGTGGGTTTTCTGCTGAAAACGTCGCTGAGTTGAGCCGCAGCAGCGATGAATAGTCGAAGCTGCGGCCACCCCGAGGTAGTACTATGGGGATTGGGACAAGCGCGTCACAGTTTTAAGACGCACCTTAAAGCCGGTGGCCCAGTTGTGGTTGTAAAGTAAAACCCCAGCCGTGCGATGTAATAGGTAAACGCAATAGTCATCtgattgattagtgcagctttaagttgaGGTATGGATCGGCTGTGGTGAAGGCTGGGGTTTATGGTTAACATGTTCGCGCCTGCAGCTTTGTGATTCTCAAAACGTTTAtccatcaacaaaaacaaaactatgtaCACAGTTATTTACCTTCAAATTTCCTCTTGATAGCATCTTTTGAGCTGGCATAGATCATCTTGCTCTTCAAGGGGGCACTTTCTGGAGCCCTGCAAGCAGGTACAAAAATGATTAACACCAAATGAAATCTTAATAATGGTCATTAACTCTTTAATGATAATTTCTGCCCACACCAGAAGATAAAGATCAGGTCCtccttctttgtttctttggtCTCATAGGTGGCGTCGTACAGGGCGTAGCGGCAGTCATCTGGGGGCAGCATGTTCACAAAGTGCGCGTATGGGTCCTGGACTTTGGTTCCCAAATCTCCCAGCAGGATCTCTTTGCCATCATCCAGAACAATGTTCTTGAGGTCCTTGCTCATGCAGAACAGAATggccttcttcctcttcttcttctcatcctcgTTCGCCTGAGCCTTACGCACCTTCATGTCATTGAAGACTGCGATAACTTCATCTGTGACTTTCACACCGGAGGCCTGTGGAGAGAACAATCTGTTAGTTTAGagttaaatgtatttacagtttATTGCTGAACCCTCACTACAGGATAATTGGGCAGATTTTGGGTCTTTATTGGCCCCTCCTGACAACTGTGTGGGGAGAGGCTGGTCTGAACATCTGTCCAAATTATCCCGTAGTTTGACAGGTTTTACAGACATTATCTTAATGTTGGCGAAAACATGTTTGATTGCGCTCTCTTTCACACTGCAGGATTTCAAGTCATAAATATGAAATAGTGAGCAGAAATCCACAGTAGCCAATGAGAGCAAGCTTGTGCAGAACGGAAACATGGCTGCCAACAGCACGAATAGGACTTTTGTCTTCCACGCCAGATGGACAGTAGAAAAGGAGGACAAGCTTATGGAAGTATGGTAACGGTATGAAAAAAACGCAGTGCGCACACGCAAGTGCAACCAGCTGAAGACAACAGTCTGCcaccatgtttgttttatttatgaactACAGTTCCTGAAATTGCCACTCTGACATTGTTTAGCATAACAAGTGTGTAGTCTTGTGTCTTGACTGTGTGAATTCttataatcaaaatattaaaaatcagtTACAGCCGCTATGTCTGTTTGTAAAATCAGTGAAGATTTGATAATCCTCGAAGTGTGCACCAGGCATTACGCAGCAGCTGCAATTACTGCAATTATGCATTTCCTTAACAGATGATGTCACAGAAAAGGTTAATTCCTAACCTGCCATcctgttttaaacttaaattgaCACCAATGCTTTTAgtaaaaatactgtacatcGTATTTATACCGTatgataacagaaaaacaaggaaTTTGAATATGATGATTGGGCTCTGGTTAATGTATCACAAGCTCCCAGAGTATTAGTCTAGAAAAATAACAGACCAATTGACAAAAGTAGTAAGCTTTGTCTGAATGAGTCAACAGTTGCCATCGTCTGCAACAGGCCAAAAGTGACGACTTAACAGTAAGTATAGACATCATGAGGCTGAAGAAAGGCCTGAGAGGGCGACATGTGACTATCACCATTACACAGCAGGAATGCTCCTTACGAGGCCGACTGATAAGGAGGATTGAAATGCGAAGGTGCGGCCGTGACAAGCTGTTCGCCACGGAGGTGGTAGAGGTGGAAGATTTCGGTTGTTTAATGCAAGCTTAAAATTATCTGTCAGAAGAGTCCATATCAAATCACTAAGAACAGCcttttaatgacatttattaTGCACGAGGTCAAActgtaagaaaacaaaaggacagaaataaaatatgacGCCAGTGCCGTCTGTCCAAAGTTCACCTTGAATATGAATACTAAAGAAGCTCAGTTAAAAGGTGTGGCTAAGTTTTcatggcataaaaaaaaaaaaaattatataagtTGTTTCTACAGAGGGATCAGCAGTGTGTCTATAACATAAAGGAGACCATGTGGGCGAGGGTGTGGTTAGGAATTAAGTGTTTCAGGGCAGGGTTGAGTCACAGACAATGGCGCTTCTGTCAAATACAGAACACTAGTCACATCGTAGAGTCACAGCTCCTCCATAAACTCAATCAAGTCTTCTGACTGTGTTTAAGGCACTCCATCACAGGAAAATGTGATCTCAGGAGGAGATGGAAGAAAGCTGCCATCTACCAGCAATGtgtcagtggaaaaaaaaaaaaaagacaataaaaaggaaataatggGGCAGGAAAGACGGAAAGGAGACTGCAAAACAGTACGGGCAGGAACTGTATGTTTGCACAAGGCGTTAAAGACCCGTATGAGATATCAGTGAATTTGAGTGTAATTATTAACCAGCAAACAACCTCGCTCACTTCCTTTATCACAAgtcaataaaataattgtacTTCATAATCTCATGCTCCTTGCAACTGTAGCAAAATTTCCAAAATATTTGCTGAGGTTTACAAATTTCTATACTTCTCAGCGTATGAGACACCACATGTCACATTTGTCTCACTGCATTATTAAAAATGGCTACAACCATATGCTTTGTGTCTCATTTTTCTGCAGACATGACTTGCATGTGtaaagtcaataaaaaaaatggttgCTTCCACTTCCTCCTTTCCACTGCCTTGCCTCAGCCCTATTTGTCACCACAtcgtttttttctgttgcttgttTTGCTGGAGTAGCAAGCTTGTATCACCATGGTGATTACTGAGCTCCTACCTTATCTAATCTTACCCGTGGATACTTTTCTTTACAAAAAGGCAAGGTTCAAGTGACTCAACACAAATTTTAATTCCTCTACACGGGTAAGATTAGAGGCATATCGCAGGCTAATTTCACCTGCAAACACAGGCCTGATGAGATTATATCTATAGATACGCTTTTAATATAGAAAACACTGCAAAGGGAAAGATTTTGTTGATGTCAGGTTGTTGCTGGTGCCGACTCAGCAATGAAAAGCCATAGACAACATAGCCAGacgttaaaggtgcactatgtcatTTTGGCGAAGAAAGAGTTAAGgttgccaaaacaaactaaataaacaaactctttgtttgtttctcatGACTGAATatacaaactgaccttaaaaggacagcacgatttcatcctgtttttactctgtttatgttgtggcggaccctgccacctttctagcttcaaacagtgttctggggacagcttgtttattcagttatggaaaacattCTTCatacttcattaatattgtaaatattaaaaatcttgagtttgaatttcttctccaaaaactacatgcCACTTTAACAAAAAACTGATTACTATATGAAGAATTGTATACACATACATAACACTATGAATTTATATTTGTGATGTAATGATGCAAAACCTATAACGCAGATTTCCGACACCAATATGCTTCTCTGAGGGTTTGATGACTATATATGAATAAATCGAGGCATTCATTAATTATTCCTTCTTGCTATTGTTTCGTTGTCTGGTGGCGCGACGGGCGTGCAGTGTGTATAAAAGGGCTGTACACTTTAATGcgcaacaaaaaaaagatgcgCAGTGCCGACCGTGAAGATCCACAGACAGCGGCCCATTAGCTTCAGCTAACGGATCCAACACAGCCAACCTGTCGTTACATAATGATCACAATTCCGTCAAATAGTTGCTATATTCCGTATTGATACAAGGCAAAAAGTAATCATCCAGCAAATGTCAGTGAAATAAATCTAATTGCAGCTTCGTTACAATACAGCACCCCAGAAAAAAAATGGTCTTTGCACCAAATTCAGGGTGGGGCCATGAATGCAGCACACGCACATGTGAGCGCTAGCTTGCTATATAAGGAGAAGCTCGGCTCGGTCGGATCCTTCGTTTgtcaattcattcatttttgtcaCGACGCGACTCGGCCACAAACCTACAGAAACGTCGGTTCAGTATCACTGCGGGTGAAAAAGCGTCTCGCTTTGGGAGCACGTAGTCGACCAGCgtctgaaaaaaaacactgatagcGACAGAGCCGCGAGCAGACAAAGAGCAGGAAAATCACAGCTAGCGTCGCCATACTGGGTGTCGCTGTCTGCCTGCGCCGCTAACGCAGCTAACGCAGCTAACAAGACCGCTAGCTGCTTCGCCCCGCGGCGCCTCTGCACCTGCCAGCGCCGCGTCGACGAGCAGGGGGAGAAATAACGGGAACACGATGCGGTGAAACACAAGAGCAGCACCCTGACCCCCGTGTGCgcgttaacacacacacacacacacacacacacacgacaacatgtacacttttttgtgtgtgtgtgtcggtaaAAACACGGAGAATCGGACGAAATGGCGCCACTTGTGCGGAACCGTTACGCCCGTTAGCTCTTCAGTGATCGCAGCCTGGTGAAAACTAAGACAGGAAACACTCGCTggtttaataaatgtaaaaaaaaaaataaaaataaaaaatgtatgaaagcTTTGTTAGCTGTCCAGCAGAGGAAGCTTTCCTAGCACCGGCGCTAGCAGCGGCTCCTGCGGCACAGCACCGGCTCACTACGTTTCATGCTAAAACT
This window of the Pagrus major chromosome 18, Pma_NU_1.0 genome carries:
- the cfl1 gene encoding cofilin-1, with protein sequence MASGVKVTDEVIAVFNDMKVRKAQANEDEKKKRKKAILFCMSKDLKNIVLDDGKEILLGDLGTKVQDPYAHFVNMLPPDDCRYALYDATYETKETKKEDLIFIFWAPESAPLKSKMIYASSKDAIKRKFEGIKHEWQVNGLEDLKERHTLAEKLGGSSVVTLEGSPL